From the genome of Actinacidiphila yeochonensis CN732, one region includes:
- a CDS encoding type II secretion system F family protein, with protein MTSWPVAGILTAVGVLTLPGLLGSDRGAARRTERLEALATWTEMLRDTLAAAAGLEQAVLATAGIAPAALKHELQHVARALRSGRPLPGVLRDFARSADDPLADVVVAALVMAAEQQTSHLSRLLGELAEAVREQVAMRQRVSAGRASVRTGIRVTVIVTLGMAVGLVVLNRPYMAPYDSLSGQAVLAVVGALFAAGFVCLTVIGRLDEPVRLLGPAAQQEEAVAAGKGDLR; from the coding sequence GTGACGTCGTGGCCGGTGGCCGGGATTCTCACCGCGGTCGGCGTGCTGACCCTGCCGGGGCTGCTGGGTTCGGATCGGGGTGCGGCCCGGCGGACGGAGCGCCTGGAGGCGCTGGCCACCTGGACGGAGATGCTGCGCGACACCTTGGCGGCGGCGGCCGGGCTGGAGCAGGCGGTACTGGCCACGGCGGGCATCGCTCCCGCGGCATTGAAACACGAACTACAGCATGTGGCACGGGCCTTGAGATCAGGCAGGCCTCTGCCGGGGGTGCTACGGGACTTCGCCCGGAGCGCCGACGATCCGCTGGCCGACGTGGTGGTGGCCGCGCTGGTGATGGCGGCCGAGCAGCAGACGAGCCACCTGTCGCGGCTGCTGGGTGAGTTGGCGGAGGCGGTACGCGAGCAGGTGGCGATGCGGCAGCGCGTCAGTGCCGGCCGCGCCAGCGTGAGGACCGGCATCCGCGTCACGGTGATCGTCACCCTGGGGATGGCGGTGGGCCTGGTGGTCCTCAACCGCCCCTACATGGCGCCGTACGACTCACTGAGCGGGCAGGCCGTCCTCGCGGTGGTCGGAGCGCTGTTCGCGGCGGGGTTCGTCTGCCTCACGGTCATCGGCCGTCTGGACGAACCCGTCCGGCTCCTCGGCCCCGCCGCGCAGCAGGAGGAAGCGGTGGCGGCAGGCAAGGGGGACCTGCGGTGA
- a CDS encoding type II secretion system F family protein yields MIVIVLGALFGGGATVLVYGLCPPRPALVDVLAALDAPTPPRQPRIPDRDNAEWATRLGSRAVPLIRALGFPTAALRLDLAACGTAEDAHLAGKAVCAAAGLVMPWSAVVLLRVGAGITLGWTVPVGGCLALAVVLFFAPDLRLRKQAQRRRREMRHTLSLVLDLTVIALAGGAGVQQALTQAVAAPAGWAAGKLRHALHVAQLTRTPPAVQLDNLGRTLGVADLTELAAALSLAGSEGAKIRDSLAAKARAMRRRRIAEADEAAQAATEQMSLPVVALFAAFLVLIGYPALDFVLSMN; encoded by the coding sequence GTGATCGTCATCGTGTTGGGTGCTCTCTTCGGCGGCGGAGCAACGGTCCTGGTCTACGGCCTGTGCCCCCCTCGGCCCGCTCTGGTTGACGTCCTGGCGGCGCTTGACGCACCCACTCCGCCGCGCCAGCCGCGGATTCCGGATCGTGACAACGCCGAGTGGGCGACCCGGCTGGGCAGCCGAGCGGTGCCGCTGATCCGGGCACTCGGCTTCCCGACAGCCGCCCTCCGCCTGGACCTGGCTGCGTGCGGCACGGCCGAGGACGCGCACCTGGCCGGGAAGGCGGTGTGTGCGGCGGCGGGGCTGGTCATGCCCTGGTCGGCCGTCGTGCTGCTGCGTGTGGGCGCGGGGATCACGCTCGGGTGGACGGTGCCGGTCGGCGGCTGCCTCGCCCTGGCCGTCGTGCTGTTCTTCGCACCCGACCTGAGGCTGCGCAAGCAGGCCCAGCGGCGGCGCCGCGAGATGCGGCACACCCTCAGCCTCGTTCTGGACCTCACGGTGATCGCTCTGGCCGGCGGCGCGGGGGTCCAGCAAGCCCTCACCCAGGCGGTCGCCGCTCCTGCGGGCTGGGCCGCCGGAAAACTGCGCCACGCCCTCCACGTAGCGCAGCTCACCCGCACCCCACCCGCCGTTCAGCTGGACAATCTCGGGCGCACACTCGGCGTTGCCGACCTGACCGAACTGGCTGCGGCGCTGAGCCTGGCCGGGAGCGAGGGCGCCAAGATCCGCGACTCACTTGCCGCGAAGGCGCGGGCCATGCGCCGGCGCCGGATCGCGGAGGCCGACGAGGCGGCGCAGGCGGCAACGGAGCAGATGTCCCTGCCGGTGGTGGCGCTGTTCGCCGCGTTCCTGGTGCTGATCGGCTATCCCGCTCTCGACTTCGTCCTGTCCATGAACTGA